In Argiope bruennichi chromosome X1, qqArgBrue1.1, whole genome shotgun sequence, a single window of DNA contains:
- the LOC129959179 gene encoding uncharacterized protein LOC129959179, whose product MELRKWKTNSVELRDKWREAGLEIDEEKYSINDNSALTPCKVLGLAWDSDLDVFQFDTRSLEKFLSKTVNSKRYVLQVAGRIFDPVGFLGPFTNNIKCLIQDIWCLGLDWDNPLPKTLTTEINEWCEKIKNLHLIKIPRYFFAEAKINEIVESQLHCFSDASKRAYGTVVYIRVLLKSGEIKSNLVASNSRVDPLKTLSIPRLELMGVLLAARLGCKIVKCINFPVTRFFWTDSSIVYYWMKGDPERFKVFVKNRIKEIQNLTGTDNPVYLISRGLTVHELKNSNFRWHGPN is encoded by the coding sequence ATGGAATTAAGGAAATGGAAAACTAACTCAGTTGAGCTTCGTGATAAATGGAGAGAGGCGGGTTTAGAAatagatgaagaaaaatattcaattaatgataacTCTGCTTTAACTCCTTGTAAAGTGCTAGGATTAGCCTGGGATTCCGATTTAGATGTATTCCAGTTTGACACTCGAAGTTTAGAGAAATTCCTGTCTAAAACGGTAAATTCCAAAAGATATGTCCTTCAAGTAGCTGGGCGCATTTTTGATCCAGTGGGGTTTTTAGGACCTTTTACCAACAACATAAAATGTCTAATACAGGACATTTGGTGCTTGGGATTAGACTGGGATAACCCTCTCCCGAAAACACTGACTACTGAAATAAACGAATGgtgcgaaaaaataaaaaatttgcatctcATTAAAATACCTAGATATTTTTTCGCCgaagcaaaaattaatgaaatagttGAATCTCAACTACATTGTTTTTCTGACGCCTCTAAGAGGGCATATGGAACTGTAGTGTACATTAGAGTCTTATTGAAAAGCggggaaatcaaatcaaatttggtCGCTTCAAACAGTAGAGTAGACCCTCTAAAGACGCTTTCGATCCCAAGATTAGAACTAATGGGTGTTCTTTTAGCAGCAAGGCTAGGCTGTAAAATAGTCAAGTGCATTAACTTTCCTGTTACACGATTCTTCTGGACTGACTCTTCAATTGTTTACTATTGGATGAAGGGTGACCCTGAAAGATTTAAAGTGTTcgtaaaaaacagaattaaagaaatccaaaatcTAACCGGAACTGATAATCCGGTCTATCTAATATCAAGAGGGTTAACGGTACATGAACTGAAAAACTCTAACTTCCGATGGCATGGGCcaaattga
- the LOC129959180 gene encoding uncharacterized protein LOC129959180 yields the protein MGDLRRDQIIPSRPFYKVGIDLEGPIIAIPNLKRSRVTIKSYIAIFICFSTKATHLEIISDLTTETFLACFERFIARRSRPSVIWSDNATNFKGAYALLNPLFKLCKSNSIQRFSAEEGFNWNFIPPAAPNFGGLWEVESSPGPSIQVLRPLESEVSATTTAEAEMEEFTAQLERR from the exons ATGGGCGATTTACGAAGAGATCAGATCATTCCATCCAGACCTTTTTACAAGGTGGGAATTGATTTAGAAGGTCCAATCATAGCGATACCTAATTTGAAAAGATCTAGAGTAACAATCAAATCTTACATCgccatatttatatgttttagcaCTAAGGCTACTCATCTGGAAATAATATCTGATTTAACAACTGAAACCTTCTTGGCATGCTTTGAAAGATTCATCGCAAGGCGATCGAGACCTTCAGTAATTTGGAGCGACAATGCAACTAATTTTAAAGGAGCATATGCTCTTCTGAACCCcctatttaaattatgcaaatccaATTCGATTCAAAGGTTCAGTGCCGAGGAAGGCTTCAACTGGAATTTCATACCCCCAGCTGCACCGAACTTTGGTGGTCTCTGggag GTGGAGTCATCTCCAGGACCTTCAATCCAAGTTTTAAGACCGCTGGAGTCGGAAGTATCTGCAACAACTACAGCAGAAGCAGAAATGGAAGAATTCACAGCCCAACTTGAAAGAAGGTGA